The sequence below is a genomic window from Anaerocolumna chitinilytica.
TTTAATGAAGACGCAAATGTATCCACCATATTTGAGATAATATATAAATCTGCGCTTGGTACAAAGGAGGCAAAAGCCTCAGTTCTTGAAATATCTTATGCTGTAGGATTACCATTGGGTATTGTCATCTTCTTTAATCACTTTAGTAAGTTGAAGGTGGGGAAAGATCCTACACCAATGCAGGTTCAGCTGCGCCTATATGAATCAGATATGGATGATACATTAATTGAGAACAGTTCCAGAGAGGGGAAATCCATAGATGTTCATTAGATATGTATTACTAAGCCTTTTAGGACTTACTGCAGGTTTTCTAATTGCAGCCGGAACAGTAGCTTTTATTACAATTGTAGGTGTTCTTACAAGACTTGCTATACGTACGGATACAGCCAAGAGAATACTACTTTATGAAGATATTGTTGTACTAGGCGCTGCTTTTGGAAATATTCTGGATTTATTTAAAATACCTATTCCTTTGGGAACAATAGGGCTTATAATATTTGGTCTGTTTATGGGCTGCTTTGTTGGGTGCCTCTCTGTTGCACTGGAAGAGGTAATTCAGATTTATCCCATTATGATACACCGTTTAAAGCTTAAAATGGGTATTCCTATTATTGTATTGTTTCTCGCACTGGGAAAAGGAGCGGGAGCCTTATTCCATCTTTTTATCCATTATAAAAAGTAAAGAATAAATTTTGCGATTTTATATAAAAATATAAAGTAGTTAGACAGGCATTCCAGTGTAAGGAGGTTCTTTAGATGGAGAATAAAAAGAAAGTTACTGCTGCTGATGTGGTGAAAGAGCAGGATAAAACCAAGAAAGCCGAAAAATACAATCAATATGTAAAAGACAAGACACCTACCCATAATAAGATCATTAATCTCATTAATGCCTTCTGGGTAGGAGGAGCTATTTGTGTTATCGGTCAAGCATTTAATAACTATTATACACACCTGGGTTGTAACAAGGATCAGGCATCGGGTTATACAGCGTTGTCTCTCATATTTTTATCAGTACTTTTTACCGGTTTAAATCTATATCCTAAACTTGCCAAATTTGCAGGTGCGGGAACGGTTGTACCGATTACAGGATTTGCAAATTCCGTTGCAGCCCCGGCAGTTGAGTTTAAGAAAGAAGGACAGGTTTTTGGTATTGGGTGCAAGATATTTACCATTGCAGGGCCGGTAATATTATATGGTGTATTTTCCTCCTGGGTATTGGGAATTATCTACTATATTTTGATGAAAATGGGCGTAGTATGAATTATTAAAAGTATAATTCATACACAAGTACGCGCCTGCGAAATCCTCGGCACGAACTTGAGGCGTGTTGGAAAAGGTATAGGCGTAGTATGAATTATTGAAAAACATAATTCATACTTGATAGATTGTTGATTTAGATTGGAGGTATTATGGAGAATAGCAAAATGAGCGGAAAGCAAAGTATCCTATTTGCTAATCCGCCTTATATTATAGCAGGTTCCTCGGTTGCAGGTAAGAAGGAAGGGGAAGGACCTCTTGGAAAACATTTTGATGAAATCCAGGAAGATCCGATGTTTGGCGGGAAAACCTGGGAAGAGGCAGAGAGCAGAATGATGCGAAGAGCGGCTGACCTAGTAATAGAACATGCCGGACTTAAGAATACAGATATTCGTTATATGGTAGGCGGTGACTTACTGGGACAGTTAATTGCTACATCCTTTGGAATTATGGAACTGGAGATTCCGCTATTCGGAGTTTACGGGGCCTGTTCAACTATGGGTGAGTCCATTGCGGTTGGTTCCGTCTTGGTGGATGGAGGATTTTCTGATAAGGTCATGGCAATTACGTCCAGTCACTTCGCAGGAGCTGAGAAACAATTTCGTTTTCCTCTGGCCTATGGAAGCCAGAGACCTTTAGCTACCAGCTGGACCGTGACAGGAAGCGGAGCTGTTATTATAGATAAAGAGGATAAAAGGAGCGAAGAACAGCTTCAGTCAGAAGCACCGGTCTGTGTGAAGGGTGTAACCATTGGCCGTATTGTTGATTATGGAATAAAAGATTCCATGAATATGGGGGCTTGTATGGCACCTTCTGCCTATAAGACCATTTCTGCTAATTTTAATGATCTTGGTGTAAAGCCAGAGTACTATGATAAAATTATTACCGGTGATTTAGGATATATCGGTAAAGATATCTTGATTGATCTTTTGAAACAGGATGGTTTTGATATAACCAAAAACCATATGGATTGTGGTATTGAAATGTTTGATAAAGAAACGCAGGATACCCATTCAGGAGGAAGCGGCTGCGGCTGCAGTGCAATCACCTTAACAGGTTATGTTCTGCCAAAGCTTCGCAGGAGGGAGTGGAAGAGGGTTCTCTTTGTTCCTACCGGTGCCTTACTGTCTACGGTTAGTTTTAATGAGGGAAACCCTGTTCCGGGCATTGCGCATGCAGTTGTAATTGAAGGGTTATAAATTTGGTTATAAAATTATTTTTACATCAGGGATTTAACGATACAAAATGATATAAAGTTAAGAATCTTAGATAACTATTTATGGGCTTATTTAAGATTGCAGAAAGGATTCCTATGGACTATTTGAAAGCTTTTTTGATTGGCGGAGCAATTTGTTTTATTGTACAGATATTTATGGACAATACGAAACTCATGCCGGGACGTATCATGGTTATTCTGGTTTGTCTGGGAGCTGTGTTAGGCGCAGTGGGACTCTATGAACCCTTTGCAAAGTGGGCTGGTGCAGGAGCCACTGTTCCCCTCAGCGGCTTTGGTAATTCTCTATTTCAGGGGATTAAGGATGGTATAGATAAAGATGGATTTTTAGGAATATTTAAAGGCGGTCTGACAGCCACCTCTGCAGGTATTGCAGGAGCATTGATATTCAGCTATATTGCTTCGTTAATATTTGAACCTAAGATGAAAGAGTAAAAGCAATCATGATTTGATTTGGATTTCTGATAAGTATTAAATTGTGTATGTATTGTTTGATAATACAGTAAGAATAGTAAAACAGCAGGTGCCATTTTGTTAGAACAAGTGACATCTGCTGTTTTTATTTATAAGAGCTATTTAATTTCCATAATCGTAGTTAAATTCCGAATCAGTAGTATCTTCATCAGTACCATTATCACCAGTGTTTTCGGTATCTGCTCCATTATTTACTCCTCCGGTATTGCCGGCATCCGCCGGTGGAGTAGTCACAGGCGGCGTTATACTTGGAGTAGTTGTAGTTCCAGGAGGTGGAATAAGGTTCTGCAGCCCTGAGTTTTTAGCGTTGTGTATCTTACAGGTATCCTTTGGCAGTATATAAGGAGTATCCTTTGTTTTATCGGTTTCCTCTTTGACCAGCAATACCTTTTCAACTACTTTAGCTTTGGGACAGAAATCATTTGCAATATCGCCTGAAATTGTACAGATAGGAACTTTTACATGAACATCACATTTTTCAGTAGGTTCTGTGTTTTTTGCGAAATATTCGCTGATTACGGTGGAACCGCCTTCGTATTTGTCACATAGTCCATCCACAGCCAGTTTACCGCTCTGTGTACAGATGTTACGTTGAACAATGGAATCCGGCATGGTAAAGGGAACTGATTCAAGCTTGTATTCTTTGTGAATCTTTTCCATAACATCCCGCCAGATAATCTTTTGATAGCTTGTATTTGTCTGTGTTTTGTTGTTATCGAAGCCAGACCAGATACCGGCGGTATAATAAGGAGTGAAACCTGCGAACCATAAGTCATTTTCATCAGAAGTCGTACCGGTCTTACCTGCAATTGGCATATTATAGTTCTGGAACTTCACTAAAGTACCGGTTCCCTTCTTTACAACATCCTCCATTGCGTTGGTTAGGAGGAAAGCGGTAGACTCCATCATAACCTGACGTACCGTTGACTTGTTTTTCAATAATACCTTGTTATCATGGTCTAATATCTTTGTATAGAATATAGGCTTTGAATATACACCACCATTGGCAATAGCAGCATAAGCAGCTGTCAGTTCGAGGTTGGAAACACCTTTTGTAATACCACCTAATGCCAGGGAAAGGTTAATATCAGAATAAGTCTTACCGGTGTCAGAGGTCATATTGTCTACAAGTGTGGTAAAACCAAGCTTCTGAAGGTAGTCAAAACCAACTTTTGGAGTTACTTTTTCCAGGGTTTTAACAGTAACAACATTCATTGACCTGGTAATAGCTTTTCGAAGAGTAGTTAACCCTTCATAATTCTCACCATACCAGTTGTTAACGTACTTATCTGTGCCCGGATATTTATAAGGAGCATCATCTACTACCGTTGCCAATGTCATACCGGCTGAGTCAAGGGCAGGCAGGTAAGTTGAGAGAACCTTAAAGGTGGAACCTGGCTGTCTGGTAGTATTTGTAGCACGGTTTAAAGTACGGTTGCCGGTCTTTTCTCCACGTCCGCCGATGAGACCTACAACATATCCCGTATGCTGATCCATGATTACCATAGAAGATTGAGGCTGGATGATAAGGCTGTTTTTTTCACCGAGAATCGTATCGCCGGCTTCAACTTTTGCAGCTTTGAAGTCATCAATGAGTTTAAGTGCTTTATCCTTTGAGGAAAAATACGCGTTAGTCATATGCCCATAAGCTAATAAATCATTTGTGTGATAATGTACGGTTTTTCCGCTCTTTTTCTCAATAGAAAGAGCATAGGTTAATTCCCAGAAAGAGTCCGTACCCAATTTAGGAAAATAACTTTCATCGGTATAAACATCGTCAAGAACAGATTGGACCTTGGAATCTAGGGTTGTATAAATGTTTAATCCGCCGCTATAGAGGGTATTGCTGGCCTGCGTATAAGTATAACCCTTCTCTTCCTGTAAGTCAGCGATAACCTGTTCGATCAGCTCATCGACAAAATAACTGTTATAGGAGGACGACTCAACCTGTTCTTCATTTACAGACTGTATACGGGAATAAACATCATCAGCTACAGCTTCCTTATATTCTTCTTCCGTACATTTGTCCAGACGCTTCATGTTATCAAGAATCTGTAAACGTCGCTGGGAATTGTTTTCCGGATGAGAGATAGGATTCATATTGGTAGGTGACTGGGCGATTGCAGCAATAACGGCTGCTTCCGATAAGGTAAGGTCAGCCACGTCTTTATCAAAGTAACGCTTAGAGGCAGTCTGCACACCATAAGTTCCGGCACCTAGATTAATCGTATTCATATAGTATTCCAGTATCTGCTCTTTACTAAGTTTTTGCTCCAACTGAATAGCCAGATACTGTTCTTGTATCTTACGGACCGCACGGTCCATAAAGTTATCCTCAGCACCGCCGTTAAATACTTGATTTTTTATTAACTGCTGGGTTATAGTACTGGCACCCTGGTCAAAATCACCTGTTTTGACACCAA
It includes:
- a CDS encoding stage V sporulation protein AB, translated to MFIRYVLLSLLGLTAGFLIAAGTVAFITIVGVLTRLAIRTDTAKRILLYEDIVVLGAAFGNILDLFKIPIPLGTIGLIIFGLFMGCFVGCLSVALEEVIQIYPIMIHRLKLKMGIPIIVLFLALGKGAGALFHLFIHYKK
- the spoVAC gene encoding stage V sporulation protein AC, which produces MENKKKVTAADVVKEQDKTKKAEKYNQYVKDKTPTHNKIINLINAFWVGGAICVIGQAFNNYYTHLGCNKDQASGYTALSLIFLSVLFTGLNLYPKLAKFAGAGTVVPITGFANSVAAPAVEFKKEGQVFGIGCKIFTIAGPVILYGVFSSWVLGIIYYILMKMGVV
- a CDS encoding stage V sporulation protein AD produces the protein MENSKMSGKQSILFANPPYIIAGSSVAGKKEGEGPLGKHFDEIQEDPMFGGKTWEEAESRMMRRAADLVIEHAGLKNTDIRYMVGGDLLGQLIATSFGIMELEIPLFGVYGACSTMGESIAVGSVLVDGGFSDKVMAITSSHFAGAEKQFRFPLAYGSQRPLATSWTVTGSGAVIIDKEDKRSEEQLQSEAPVCVKGVTIGRIVDYGIKDSMNMGACMAPSAYKTISANFNDLGVKPEYYDKIITGDLGYIGKDILIDLLKQDGFDITKNHMDCGIEMFDKETQDTHSGGSGCGCSAITLTGYVLPKLRRREWKRVLFVPTGALLSTVSFNEGNPVPGIAHAVVIEGL
- the spoVAE gene encoding stage V sporulation protein AE — translated: MDYLKAFLIGGAICFIVQIFMDNTKLMPGRIMVILVCLGAVLGAVGLYEPFAKWAGAGATVPLSGFGNSLFQGIKDGIDKDGFLGIFKGGLTATSAGIAGALIFSYIASLIFEPKMKE
- a CDS encoding transglycosylase domain-containing protein produces the protein MDFSKKGTAKKQQYIRSASRKISTKISVTAFRLILVGLVSIIIIGSYLGFGVLKGLADSAPSVDQINLAPKGFTTNIYDKDGNLIDTLIGAESNRVYVTIDKIPTVLQNCFISIEDERFYQHNGIDMQGIFRAFLLGVKTGDFDQGASTITQQLIKNQVFNGGAEDNFMDRAVRKIQEQYLAIQLEQKLSKEQILEYYMNTINLGAGTYGVQTASKRYFDKDVADLTLSEAAVIAAIAQSPTNMNPISHPENNSQRRLQILDNMKRLDKCTEEEYKEAVADDVYSRIQSVNEEQVESSSYNSYFVDELIEQVIADLQEEKGYTYTQASNTLYSGGLNIYTTLDSKVQSVLDDVYTDESYFPKLGTDSFWELTYALSIEKKSGKTVHYHTNDLLAYGHMTNAYFSSKDKALKLIDDFKAAKVEAGDTILGEKNSLIIQPQSSMVIMDQHTGYVVGLIGGRGEKTGNRTLNRATNTTRQPGSTFKVLSTYLPALDSAGMTLATVVDDAPYKYPGTDKYVNNWYGENYEGLTTLRKAITRSMNVVTVKTLEKVTPKVGFDYLQKLGFTTLVDNMTSDTGKTYSDINLSLALGGITKGVSNLELTAAYAAIANGGVYSKPIFYTKILDHDNKVLLKNKSTVRQVMMESTAFLLTNAMEDVVKKGTGTLVKFQNYNMPIAGKTGTTSDENDLWFAGFTPYYTAGIWSGFDNNKTQTNTSYQKIIWRDVMEKIHKEYKLESVPFTMPDSIVQRNICTQSGKLAVDGLCDKYEGGSTVISEYFAKNTEPTEKCDVHVKVPICTISGDIANDFCPKAKVVEKVLLVKEETDKTKDTPYILPKDTCKIHNAKNSGLQNLIPPPGTTTTPSITPPVTTPPADAGNTGGVNNGADTENTGDNGTDEDTTDSEFNYDYGN